Proteins co-encoded in one Phoenix dactylifera cultivar Barhee BC4 unplaced genomic scaffold, palm_55x_up_171113_PBpolish2nd_filt_p 000862F, whole genome shotgun sequence genomic window:
- the LOC120107435 gene encoding outer envelope pore protein 24A, chloroplastic-like, with the protein MKVLGRAVDLTYTHARGENRTVVDGAVAFDARNRMAVSHALGTKEWKVGYTYAHGALRRTVAETSYDFKGNAWYFAVTRRLEGGDAVKATYGTSSQALGLEWARNSPITGTFKVSASINVAEKNIVPKLTAESTWNYEV; encoded by the exons ATGAAGGTGCTGGGGAGGGCGGTGGATCTCACGTACACGCACGCCCGGGGAGAGAATCGGACGGTGGTGGACGGGGCGGTGGCATTCGACGCGAGGAACAGGATGGCGGTGAGCCACGCGCTGGGGACCAAGGAGTGGAAGGTGGGGTACACGTACGCGCACGGGGCACTCCGGCGGACGGTGGCGGAGACTTCCTACGACTTTAAAGGCAACGCCTGGTACTTCGCCGTGACGAGGAGGTTAGAAGGGGGTGATGCCGTTAAGGCGACATACGGGACCTCCTCCCAAGCCCTAGGCCTCGAGTGGGCCCGGAACTCTCCAATTACCGGTACCTTCAag GTTTCTGCATCTATCAATGTGGCGGAGAAAAATATTGTTCCAAAACTTACAGCTGAGAGTACATGGAATTATGAGGTATGA